The following proteins are encoded in a genomic region of Gadus macrocephalus chromosome 19, ASM3116895v1:
- the pigo gene encoding GPI ethanolamine phosphate transferase 3 has product MKRLPILCLLLWLCALFYVGIYLFVSGFLLVRLEVNRTSACDDVLQPGGQQRDFCGAKPRFKRTLLLIVDALKIDFARYDPANKTPRPYENKLPVLEETTSLRPTHSRLYPFRADPPTTTMQRIKGFTTGSLPTFIDVGNNFASSAILEDNIIHQFGQIGKRLVFMGDDTWESLFPKKFQRSLPFPSFNVKDLHTVDNGILQHLYSTMVGDDWDVLVAHFLGVDHCGHRFGPDHPAMGQKLTQMDGVIRAVMERLQNDTLLVVMGDHGMTDTGDHGGDSQKETDAALFLYSPTPLFPGPPSQSEPEVVPQTDLVPTLALLLGAPIPYSNVGQVLLPLFPEAQVQGAVAGLSQLEALWVNVKQVNRFLETYSSMARDIPPESLAALQAHFSRLSSAYLASSPASRQELVESMQAYLTAVRETCRATWARFNPHKMAAGLVILALACLLCFMVSQASGALGAGGRGLLTVPVATAAAVAAAAAAGQAFTRGSVELTWCVAPAVLVSELVMLRGVRRWVGAKVEAKHWSGSAHLLLPPLLVAGLRCASLLSDSYVIAEGRVVTFLLLSLGLYVPLRLHWDGHLLPPPHDPQKPPAGLLPPPPPPALVRRESYVLLGCLGLLVGGAYLSLSFHACREEQGACTPSPFLSPLARMQDSRLKNLHYGLSLGALALWTHLLRRWLRHYGNLNASGGAVLAARWALPLAAVGLGLNWAVSGTPEGSFRNLAELIGVAQVALPRALYALLGLAAALLWADPLTVFLKTRGPAPSRGSRALATAAPPPLPRYRASTGISPHAELQHLIPQIYQRMRRSLEDSEQQLAAGREVDTRPAVEAYGLGTVYSAPLLLLCGLLGLGLLLLHPEGMAVSFLLLLLEMAALLHIHASAISLAGLQGVHSGDFSVPWTPLVLWALASSQFFHATGHLPTFSSIQWGAAFVGFPGGHSGTLLPATLVALNTFSSHILFAVACPLLLFWPLVCEVRGGAGGGGGGGGGGAAGQEEGEDAVMEMRLRENPQQFSSALLQLATRYLTVLGVQVLASVCAAAVLRRHLMVWKVFTPKLMFETCGFLVSSVFLLVGVGLVLRTDLAVGRWFRRLLHADASR; this is encoded by the exons ATGAAGAGGCTCCCcattctctgcctgctcctgtgGCTGTGCGCCCTGTTCTACGTGGGCATCTACCTGTTTGTGAGCGGCTTCCTCCTGGTGAGACTGGAGGTGAACCGGACCAGCGCCTGCGACGACGTGCTCCAGCCCGGCGGGCAGCAGAGGGACTTCTGCGGGGCCAAGCCGCGCTTCAAGAGGACCCTGCTGCTCATCGTCGACGCCCTGAAGATCGACTTCGCCCGCTACGACCCCGCCAACAAGACGCCACGGCCCTACGAGAACAAGCTGccggtgctggaggagacgacCTCGCTGAGGCCCACCCACAGCCGGCTGTACCCCTTCCGCGcggacccccccaccaccaccatgcagAGGATCAAGGGCTTCACCACGGGCTCCCTGCCCACCTTCATCGACGTGGGGAACAACTTCGCCTCCAGTGCCATCCTGGAGGACAACATTATCCACCAGTTTGGGCAGATAG GGAAACGTCTGGTGTTTATGGGCGACGACACCTGGGAGAGCCTCTTCCCCAAGAAGTTTCAGCGCTCCCTGCCCTTCCCCTCCTTCAACGTGAAGGACCTCCACACCGTGGACAACGGCATCCTGCAACACCTCTACTCCACCA tGGTGGGGGACGACTGGGACGTCCTGGTGGCGCATTTCCTGGGCGTGGACCACTGTGGGCACCGCTTCGGTCCGGACCACCCAGCCATGGGCCAAAAGCTCACTCAGATGGACGGGGTGATAAG GGCGGTGATGGAGCGGCTGCAGAACGACACCCTGCTGGTGGTGATGGGCGACCACGGCATGACGGACACCGGGGACCACGGGGGGGATAGCCAGAAGGAGACGGACGCGGCGCTCTTCCTCTACAGCCCCACGCCCCTCTTCCCCGGCCCGCCCTCCCAG aGTGAACCAGAGGTGGTTCCTCAGACAGACCTGGTACCCACCCTGGCCCTGTTGCTGGGGGCGCCCATCCCTTATAGCAACGTGGGTCAGGTCCTGCTGCCTCTGTTCCCTGAGGCCCAGGTGCAGGGTGCAGTGGCAGGCCTCAGCCAGCTGGAGGCGCTGTGGGTCAACGTGAAGCAG gtgaaCCGTTTCCTGGAGACGTACTCCAGCATGGCGCGGGACATCCCCCCGGAGAGCCTTGCCGCGCTCCAGGCCCACTTCTCCCGCCTCTCCAGTGCCTACCTGGCCTCCAGCCCCGCCTCCAGACAGGAGCTGGTGGAGTCCATGCAG GCTTACCTCACCGCCGTCCGCGAGACCTGCCGCGCCACCTGGGCCCGCTTCAACCCCCACAAGATGGCGGCCGGCCTGGTGATCCTGGCGCTGGCGTGCCTGCTCTGCTTCATGGTGTCTCAGGCCTCCGGGGCGCTGGGCGCCGGCGGGCGGGGCCTGCTGACGGTCCCcgtggcgacggcggcggcggtggcggcggcggcggcggccggccaGGCGTTCACCCGGGGCAGCGTGGAGCTGACCTGGTGCGTGGCGCCCGCCGTCTTGGTGTCGGAGCTGGTGATGCTGAGAGGCGTACGACGCTGGGTGGGAGCCAAG GTGGAAGCCAAGCACTGGAGCGGCTCGGCCCACCTCCTGCTGCCCCCCCTGCTGGTGGCCGGCCTGCGCTGCGCCTCGCTGCTCTCCGACAGCTACGTGATCGCCGAGGGCCGCGTggtcaccttcctcctcctctccctgggcCTCTAcgtccccctccgcctccactGGGACGGCCACCTGCTGCCGCCGCCCCACGACCCCCAGAAGCCCCCCGCCGgcctgctgccgccgccgccgccgcccgccctgGTGCGCCGCGAGAGCTACGTCCTCCTGGGCTGCCTGGGGCTcctggtgggcggggcttaccTCTCGCTGTCCTTCCACGCCTGCCGCGAGGAGCAGGGCGCCTGCACGCCCTCGCCCTTCCTCTCGCCGCTGGCCCGCATGCAGGACAGCCGCCTGAAGAACCTGCACTACGGGCTGTCCCTGGGCGCGCTGGCCCTCTGGACCCACCTGCTGCGGCGCTGGCTGCGTCACTACGGCAACCTCAACGCGTCGGGCGGCGCGGTGCTGGCGGCGCGCTGGGCGCTGCCCCTGGCGGCGGTGGGCCTGGGGCTGAACTGGGCGGTGAGCGGCACGCCCGAGGGCAGCTTCCGCAACCTGGCGGAGCTGATCGGCGTGGCGCAGGTGGCGCTGCCGCGCGCCCTCTACGCCCTGCTGGGCCTGGCCGCGGCCCTGCTCTGGGCGGACCCGCTCACCGTCTTCCTGAAGACCAGGGGCCCCGCGCCCAGCCGGGGGTCCCGCGCCTTGgccaccgccgcccccccgccgctGCCCCGCTACCGGGCCAGCACGGGCATCAGCCCGCACGCCGAGCTCCAGCACCTCATCCCGCAGATCTACCAGCGCATGCGGCGCTCCCTGGAGGACTCGGAGCAGCAGCTGGCGGCGGGCCGCGAGGTGGACACGCGGCCCGCCGTGGAGGCCTACGGCCTGGGCACGGTGTACTCCGctcccctgctgctgctgtgcggcctgctgggcctggggctgctgctgctgcaccccgAGGGCATGGCGGTGtccttcctgctgctgctgctggagatgGCGGCCCTGCTGCACATCCACGCCTCCGCCATCAGCCTGGCCGGCCTGCAGGGGGTGCACTCGG gagACTTCAGCGTGCCCTGGACCCCGTTGGTGCTGTGGGCACTGGCCTCCAGCCAGTTCTTCCACGCCACGGGCCACCtgcccaccttctcctccatccaGTGGGGCGCCGCCTTCGTGGGCTTCCCCGGGGGCCACAGCGGCACCCTGCTGCCCGCCACCCTGGTGGCCCTCAACACCTTCTCCTCCCACATCCTGTTCGCAG TGGCTTGCCCTCTGCTCCTGTTCTGGCCTCTGGTGTGTGAGGTAAGaggaggggctgggggaggaggaggaggaggaggaggaggagcagcaggccaagaggaaggggaggatgCAGTGATGGAGATGAGGCTGAGGGAAAACCCTCAGCAGTTCAGCTCTGCTCTCCTGCAGCTGGCCACCCGCTACCTCACCGTCCTGGGAGTTCAG gTGCTGGCCTCTGTGTGTGCGGCTGCGGTCCTCAGAAGACACCTCATGGTGTGGAAGGTCTTTACACCCAA